AACGTGATGAAGTCCGCACCGAAGTCTGGGACCGCGCCCGCGCGATCAAACATTATGAAGACAACGGTGAGCCCTATAAGGTGGAGCTGATCGAGGCCATTCCCGGCGATGAACCGCTGCGCATGTATTGGCACGGCGACTGGCAGGACCTCTGCCGCGGCCCGCATTTACAGCATACCGGGCAAGTGCCCGGTGATGCCTTCAAGCTGATGTCGATTGCCGGTGCCTATTGGCGCGGCGACAGTGACCGCGCCATGCTGCAACGCATTTACGGTGTCGCTTTCACCGGCAAGGAAAAACTGCGCGCACATCTGAATATGCTTGAGGAAGCGGCCAAACGCGACCACCGCAAGCTGGGCCGCGAAATGGACCTCTACCATATGCAGGAAGAGGCCCCCGGTCAGGTCTTCTGGCACGCCAACGGCTGGCTGATCTATACCCAGCTGCAAGATTACATGCGCCGCAAACAACGCGCAGGCGGCTATGTCGAGGTCAACACACCGCAGGTTGTGGACCGCAAGCTGTGGGAAGCCTCGGGTCACTGGGAAAAATATCAAGAAAACATGTTCATCGTCGAAGTGGACGAGGAGCATGCCCGCGAAAAGGCCGTGAACGCCCTGAAGCCGATGAACTGTCCCTGCCACGTACAGATTTTCAACCAAGGCATGAAGTCCTATCGCGACCTGCCCCTGCGCATGGCCGAATTTGGCTCCTGCAACCGCTATGAACCGTCCGGTGCCCTGCACGGCATCATGCGGGTGCGCGGCTTTACACAGGATGATGGCCACATCTTCTGCCGCGAGGACCAGATTGAGGAAGAAACCGCGATCTACATCGAATTCCTGCGCAGCATCTACAAGGACCTCGGGTTCGAAAACTTTAAGGTCAAATTCTCGGACCGCCCCGAGACACGTTCAGGATCAGACGAGGTTTGGGATAAAGCGGAAGAGGCATTGCTGTCCGCCACCCGCAAAGCCGGGATCGAACCAGAGCTGAACCCCGGTGAAGGTGCGTTTTATGGCCCGAAACTGGAATTCGTCCTGACCGATGCCATCGGACGCGACTGGCAGTGCGGCACCCATCAGGTTGATTTCGTCCTGCCCGAGCGGCTGGACGCAACCTATGTCGGGTCCGACGGCGGCAAGCACCGCCCCGTCATGCTGCACCGCGCGACACTGGGCTCGTTTGAGCGTTTCATCGGCATCCTGATCGAGGAACACGCTGGTAAGCTGCCCTTCTGGTTGGCACCGCGCCAAGTTGTCGTGGCCTCCATCACCTCCGAAGCGGACGACTATGTCACGGAGGTCGTCGAGACCCTGAAAGCCGCAGGCGTGCGCGCCGAAGCTGACATGCGCAACGAAAAGATCAACTATAAGGTCCGCGAACATTCTGTTGGCAAAGTGCCGGTCATTCTGGCCGTCGGTGCACGCGAAGTTGAGGAAAAGACCGTTTCTGTCCGCCGTTTGGGGCAAAAACAAACATCCGTTCAGGCGCTGAGTGATGTTGCCCGGGAATTGGCGGTTGAGGCCACACCGCCTGACCTGCGCGCGTAAACCGGCTGTAATATTTCGACAGGTTCGGCAGATTACAACGCTGCCGGACCTGCAAAATCTGTAACAAACCGTGACAGTTGCAGTAGATTCCCGTAATATTAGCAATGTTTCGGGCAAAAAACCTGACAGGATCGTGACACACTTGCTCGTGAATGGATTTATCATTCACTGGGTGTTTTAGTGTCCTCATCACCCTGTGACCCTAATGAACAAAGAAGGAAGATCACATGTCTAACGTAATGAAATCAGTCGCCATCGCCGGTGCCGTTGCTGCCGCAATGACAGCACAGACAACAGCCGCCGATGCCGCATCAAAAGAAAAATGTTATGGCGTTTCCCTGGCTGGTGCAAACGACTGCGCCGCCGGCCCCGGCACAACATGTGCTGGCACTTCCGTCACCGATTATCAGGGCAACGCCTGGACTTTGGTTGACGCAGGCACCTGCGAAGAGATCGAATTGCCGGAGATGGCAGACGGCACAGAGCGGACAGGCTCGCTTGAAGCACTTGATCGCGACCTGCCTGCATAAGCCCGTTCACCTTGGGCGGATTTCCCGCCCAAGGTCCCCCGTTCAAAGAGGATCAGATGTTCATGCTTGACACCTCCACCCGCTTTGACCGCCTGCCAAACGCCATTGGCGTGGGATATAAACCACAACATTTCAATGACTTGCGATCCGATCCCGGCCCAGTGGCATGGGTCGAGGTCCATGCCGAAAATTACATGGGCGACGGCGGCCGCCCGCTTGCACAGCTTGCCGCCCTATCCGAACAATTCGCCATTTCTGTACATGGTGTCGGCCTGTCTATCGGCGGCGAGGCCCCGCTTGATACCTCCCATCTGGCCCGCCTGAAAAAACTGTGCGACTGGATCAAACCGGCCAGTTTTTCCGAACACCTGGCATGGTCCACCCATGGCAGCGAATTTCTGAACGATCTGCTGCCCCTGCCCTATACGCCGGCGACATTGACGCGCGTGGCGGATCACATCAATCAGGTTCAGGACGTTCTGGGCCGTCAAATGTTGCTGGAAAACCCGTCAAGCTACCTAGCCTTCGCAGAATCCAGCTTGTCGGAAACCGACTTTCTAGCTGAAGTTACCCACAGAACCACCTGTGGTCTCTTGCTGGATGTGAACAATGTGTTCATCTCCGCGACCAATCTGGGCCTCAGCCCGGAAGCCTATATAGATGCCTTCCCAACGGACAAGGTCGCAGAGCTTCACGTCGGCGGGCATGATGAGGATCAGGATGACCACGGGGCCACCCTGTTGATCGACAGCCATGGCAAACCCGTTGTTGACCCGGTCTGGACCCTTTTGGAATATACGCTGGCGCAGACCGGCCCGGCACCGGTCTTGATCGAATGGGACAATGACGTCCCGGATTGGCCGACCCTGAAAGCCGAAGCCACCCGCGCGGCACTTGCGTTGACCACGTGACAGATCAGACCACCTTTCGCGCAGCCCTGCTGGACCCTACTGCCCCGGTGCCGCAAGGGCTTACTGACGGCGCTTCTGGGCCCGCTGGCAAGCGCTATGCGGTCTATCGCAACAACGTCACCAGCTCGCTAATCGAGGCGATGAAAACCGCCTTTCCCTTGGTTGGCAAACTGATCGGTGCCCAGAATTTCGCCCAGCTCGCCCGTCTCTTTGTGCGCCAGCACCCGCCCTCTTCTCCGCTGATGATGTTCTATGGCATTGAATTTCCTGAGTTCCTGGAAACCTTCACGCCACTTTCACATATTGCCTATCTGCCCGATGCTGCACGCCTGGATCTGGCCTTGCGCCAGTCCTATCACGCCGCAGATGTCGCCCCATTTGACCCCAGCGGCTTTGAACTCCTGTCGCCTGAGGCTCTGCTCACCGCGACGCTTACCCTCGCGCCTGCCACGATCATCCTGCGATCCGCTTGGCCACTTTTCGACATCTGGGCCTATAACCAAAACCGCGATGTCGGCAAACCGCGCAATGCCGCACAGGATATACTGATCACACGTCAAACGTTTGATCCTGCTCCGCATCTACTTCCCACCGGGGCCGCCCAGTGGCTTGCTGAACTTGATGCCAAGGCAACTTTCGGGGCGGCCCATGATGCGGCAACGGCCACCGCCCCAGATTTCGATCTATCTACAAGCCTGGGCCTAGCACTTAGCACCGGTGCTTTCGCCACATTGAACCATAAGGACCTGACATGACTGCACTTTTGTCCCTTTATGCCACTATCGTCGCCAAACTTGAGCGCGCCGATTGGCTCTTGCCCACCGTGGCGCGTTTCCTCTTCGCAGCCATCCTGCTGGTCTATTTCCTGAATTCTGGCCTGACAAAACTTGGCGAGGGTTTTTCCGGGATCTGGACACCATCAGTCGGGGCCTATGCGCAGATTTTCCCACGCGTGTTGGAGGCTGCCGGTTACGACACTGATGCGCTCTCCTTCTTTCATAAAATCATAGTACTTGCAGGGACTTGGGCCGAGTTCATCCTTCCCGTGCTGATTGTTCTGGGCCTGTTGACCCGGCTTGCGGCGCTGGGGATGATCGGGTTTGTCACCGTACAATCGCTGACGGACATTTACGGCCATGGCGCGACAGATGCGCTGGGTGCGTGGTTCGATCGCTTTCCCGACGCCGTCATCCTCGACCAGCGCGCCCTTTGGGTTTTTCTCTTACTGGTGCTGGTGATCAAAGGGGCCGGGCCATTGTCTTTTGACCGTGCCCTGGCATCAAAATCCGGGTAAAATCGCAGGGCGTGCCTGCGGCTATGCAGTTAAAGCAGAGCTTTAACTTCCGCCTCCACCTCTTTGTTCCATCCTAGAAAAAGCTGATTGTTCAAGCTGAGTAAAGGGCGCTTCATCAAGGCCGGATGGGATTTGATAAGGTCCAGCGGCGCGGCCTCGCGCTGCTGGGCATCAAGCCCCCGCCATGTGGTTGAACGGGTATTCAACAACGCTTCGCCAAACTGCTCGAAGGCGGTCGCAAGGACCTCATCCGGCACACCATCCGCGCGCACGTCACATAGCTGAGCCTGCGGCAGCGCCTTGAGCGCCTTACGACAGGTATCGCAATTCTTGAGCCCGTAAATAACCACCATCGCCCCTTCTCCAAAAGCTGATGTGACGGAACTTACAGCATTTTAACCAGTGGAAAACCGCGAAAATGCAAAGGCTGCGCGCAAAGACGCATCCGCCAGCCACTCAACCAAGAAATGGTTTAGCAGCAGAGCTTTACGCGCAGCTTTCGCTGCCCGGCGATCCCCCTCAGCTATGCCAAAGACGTCTTTCTAAGCAGGCCGGCATCATACAGTCAGCTGTCGAAACTGGCGCCCCATGTGGGGTGCCTCCAGTTTTCTAAACCTCACCAGCGACAAGCTGCGCGGGGAGTGCGGAGTAGCCGTGGAACCGGATACGGCCACCGGCGACCCGCTTGTCGGAGAGAGAGTATTCAGGATAGCGGCGCAGGAAACGTTCAATCGCGATGCGCCCCTCCATGCGGGCGAGGGTCAGGCCGACACAGACATGCGGCCCGCCAGCAAAGGCCAGGTGCCGGTTGGGATGACGGGTGATGTCAAATTCGGACGGATTATCAAACACTTCCGGGTCCCGATTTGCCGCACCGATACAAAGGTGAAGATTGGTCCTAGGCGGAATTTCACAGCCCCCAATCGTCACAGCAGCAGTGGTTTCACGGTTGCCGAACTGGTTGGGGGAGCGCAGGCGCAGCACCTCCTCCACGCAGGTATCAATCAGGGTGAAGTCATTGAGAAGTCTGGACTTTTGGTCAGGGTGATCATGCAGCAAGGCAAAGCCGTTGCCGATCAGATTGGTGGTGGTCTCATGGCCCGCGTTCAGGATGAAAATACAGTTCTGGATCAGCTCAATCTCTGTCAGCTGCCCCTCGGTATCCCCGGCGATGAGACGGGTCAAAACATCCGTATCAGGATCCCCTGGCGCGGCACGGCGGCGGGCGATAAGGTCTTGTAAATACGCCTTAAACTCACTGACCGCACGATGCCCAAGGGAGAGTTGTTCCGGGGTCAGCGTCGGCTCCAAGGCACCAAGGATCGCAAGCGACCAATCCCGCAGCGGGGCGCGTTCGGACATCGGGATATCAAGCAGGTTCCCGATGATCTGAATCGGGATGGTGGAGGCGAAATCTTCAATCAAATCAGTGTCTTGCGGCATGCCATCAAGTAATCTGTCCACTGTCGCAATCAGCCCCGGCTCCATTCGGGCCAAGGCGCGCGGCGTCAGCGCCGATGTCATGATCCGGCGCACCCTCGTGTGCAGCGGCGGATCGTTGAAAACAAGGCTGGTGGTGTGATGTTCAAACAGCGGCGACCCTTCGCCGAACTTGGGCGCAAAGGCTTGTTTTTTATCGGAAATATAGGTGGATGTATCGCGGTAGATGGCGTTCAGATCGGCGTGTCTGGTGATGAGGTACGAGCCGTCAGGCTGCGCCATGACGGGGCTGTTTTGCAGCCAGTCATCATAATGGGGAAAGGGGTTTTCGATGAAACCGGCGGGGGGATTGGCGAGGTCAAACATGCGGTGAGTTTGGGGGTTTTAGAGGGGGGTGTCTAGCGTACACCCCCTGTGCACCCCCGATGCACCGGGTGGTGCATGCTATTCAGCAGCGATCACCTGCACAGCGCGCGCCTTTTCGGCCAGCGCATTATCGCGGCGGGCGCGGTCCAGATCATAGGTGGTTTGCAGGTTCAGCCAGAACTCCGGTGAGACATCGAATGCAGCGGCGAGCAGCAGGGCGGTGTCAGCGGTCACCGATGAAGTACCCGCGATGATCCGCGTGATGCGGTTAGCGGGCACGCCGAGGCGCTTGGCAAAGGCGGTCGCGCTGAGGCCATGGGGGGCAAGAAATTCTTCCGACAGGATTTCGCCGGGGTGGATCGGGTCAATGGTAATCACAGATTTCGACATCGTAGGCGTCTCCTTGGTCCCAGCGGAAACAGATACGCCACTGGTCGTTGATACGGATTGAAGATTGCCCGGCGCGGTTGCCCTGAAGTTTTTCGAGGCGGTTGCCGGGTGGGTTTGTGAGGTCGCGATATTCGCTGGCGGCATGCAGCATCAGGAGTTTGCGCTTGGCTTGGCGGGCAAAGGGGCGGAACTGACGGGCCGCTTGACCGTCGATGTGCAGGGCGCAGGTGTGTTTGCAGGCGAAGGTTTTGATCATGACGGTACGCGGTACGTATCATGGATTGGACGTGGTGTCAATTCGGAATTTGAGGTGTGGCTTTGCGGCAAAGGACGGCGCTTGGACCTCGGGGTGGGTGCGAAGCGCCCTCCCCATGGGGGAGGTCCGGGCGCTGTCCGGCGGTGCCGGACGTGTTTTGGGGTTCGGGTGGGGTTATCGCAGGCGGTAAGTCGGCTGAGATTTCGGAGCTATTGGGTTACGCCTTATTGCCCCCGATCATCATAATCGATTGTAGAGTTACCGCGGGTTTATTACTGACTGAAGAAGACTTTTAGAGTGTGACGCAAGTTGACTGCTATTTCGCATACCGAACAAGTTCACTTCACGGACTTTCTCATATTGAATCTCGTTAACTCCAACAAAATTTCTTTGTGGGTCACGCAGTAGGATAAGTACGTGCTTCGGAGAAATTGGCATCCAAACTTCCATTTTCGGATTTCTAAAACCATTTTTTTCTCGGTTACCAACTCGATGCAAAGCACATCCAGGAAGTATAAAGGACGCTTTTGTTTTGCTACTACCAAACCGAACGTGGAAATTTTCAAGCTCGGCGTCCACCCGTGGCGAAGTTTCCAGTTGCCCCCTGACCCTGATGTCTCTTCCAAATTTCCTCAATTGATATCGATCTTCAGCTTGCTTCCGAAGCTCCTCAATCTCAGCTGGATCGATTTGGTCAGTCGGCTTTATTTCATCCAAAATATCTTGAAAGTATTGGCGACCGATTTCTTCTTCGCCGTCGGGGATTATGGAGCGTTCGACGAAGTTAGGGTTCCGCTTTAACATCGAAAACACAACAGATATAAGGTCTTTTTCTGTCCCCCTCTCAAGGCGCGGCACTTTTCCTACGGACAGGAGGGGTATACACTCCTTCAAGAAAATACCTAAAAAATCGTCGATCGGTCCGAAATGACGGCGCTCGACGACGTCTGACAACTTACCACCTTGAAGCACCGTATAGTAATCTTTCTCTTGAAATACCGATTTTGTATTTCGCGGTTCGGGCTCGGTAAAGCGACCAGAATGTCCGAGTTCTGAAAACCACACCTGGCCGTTTTCGTCCGTAAAGTACTTCTGTAGCCCTTGCGGAATATAGTGGTGACGCTTCGAACGCTTTTCAGCCACCAACAACCCCCATAAACTCCCGCCATTCCCCCTTGGACATCCCAGACGTCTCCTGCGTCACCTCTTCCCCCGCGATCATGCGGCGCACGCAGTCGAGCGCCTTGCCGGACATGGTCGCACCGCCCAGACGGTAATCCTCAAACGCGCCATAGGCGGCAGGCACCCAATCCGCGACCACCTTACAAATCGCGTCGGCGTAAACCCTTATTTCATACTGTGCATGTTTATCTGCCCGCAGGCGCAAGAAATGAAACAGGTTATGGAGGTCCACTTTCCAGTACCATTGGGTATAAATGTTCGCAGGCAGGTTCATGCGGGCGAGCTCGCGGGCGAGGCCGTCTTGCCCGTCTTGCGAGATCATGGATTCGTAATTGTCATAGGCCCGCGTCGAGTCTGACTTTAGGATTTCCAGAACTCTCGCCGCTTCCTCGCCCTCCAGCACGCCGCCCCTGCCCTGATTGTTCACAACCGACTGCGCGTTGATATGTTCCGGCGCGGGGATATAGAATTCGCGGTCAAGGATCGAATAGCGGGCGGAGTATTCGTTGACGTTGGCAGTGCGGTGGCGGATCCACTGGCGGGCGACAAAGACGGGCAGTTTGACGTGCAGCTTGATCTCGCACATCTCGAACGGGGTCGAATGCCAGTGGCGCATGAGGTAGCGGATCAGCCCCTCGTCGTTCTGCACGGATTTGGTGCCCTTGCCATAGGAGACACGCGCGGCCTGACAGATGGCGGAATCGTCGCCCATATAGTCGATGACGCGGATGAACCCGTGGTCCAGCACGTCATAGGCTTTGTAGAGATGCGCCTCCATCCCCGGTACGGTGGCACGCAGGGT
This DNA window, taken from Sulfitobacter pacificus, encodes the following:
- a CDS encoding HvfC/BufC N-terminal domain-containing protein — encoded protein: MTDQTTFRAALLDPTAPVPQGLTDGASGPAGKRYAVYRNNVTSSLIEAMKTAFPLVGKLIGAQNFAQLARLFVRQHPPSSPLMMFYGIEFPEFLETFTPLSHIAYLPDAARLDLALRQSYHAADVAPFDPSGFELLSPEALLTATLTLAPATIILRSAWPLFDIWAYNQNRDVGKPRNAAQDILITRQTFDPAPHLLPTGAAQWLAELDAKATFGAAHDAATATAPDFDLSTSLGLALSTGAFATLNHKDLT
- a CDS encoding DoxX family membrane protein; the protein is MTALLSLYATIVAKLERADWLLPTVARFLFAAILLVYFLNSGLTKLGEGFSGIWTPSVGAYAQIFPRVLEAAGYDTDALSFFHKIIVLAGTWAEFILPVLIVLGLLTRLAALGMIGFVTVQSLTDIYGHGATDALGAWFDRFPDAVILDQRALWVFLLLVLVIKGAGPLSFDRALASKSG
- a CDS encoding DUF4238 domain-containing protein, with translation MAEKRSKRHHYIPQGLQKYFTDENGQVWFSELGHSGRFTEPEPRNTKSVFQEKDYYTVLQGGKLSDVVERRHFGPIDDFLGIFLKECIPLLSVGKVPRLERGTEKDLISVVFSMLKRNPNFVERSIIPDGEEEIGRQYFQDILDEIKPTDQIDPAEIEELRKQAEDRYQLRKFGRDIRVRGQLETSPRVDAELENFHVRFGSSKTKASFILPGCALHRVGNREKNGFRNPKMEVWMPISPKHVLILLRDPQRNFVGVNEIQYEKVREVNLFGMRNSSQLASHSKSLLQSVINPR
- the thrS gene encoding threonine--tRNA ligase; the encoded protein is MAQISLTLPDGNARQYDAGITAGEVAADISKSLGKKAISATVNGAHYDLAWPIDADADIAIHTMADEEQANELVRHDLAHIMARAVQEIWPDTKVTIGPVIKDGWYYDFDRAESFTPEDLGAIEKKMKEIINKRDEVRTEVWDRARAIKHYEDNGEPYKVELIEAIPGDEPLRMYWHGDWQDLCRGPHLQHTGQVPGDAFKLMSIAGAYWRGDSDRAMLQRIYGVAFTGKEKLRAHLNMLEEAAKRDHRKLGREMDLYHMQEEAPGQVFWHANGWLIYTQLQDYMRRKQRAGGYVEVNTPQVVDRKLWEASGHWEKYQENMFIVEVDEEHAREKAVNALKPMNCPCHVQIFNQGMKSYRDLPLRMAEFGSCNRYEPSGALHGIMRVRGFTQDDGHIFCREDQIEEETAIYIEFLRSIYKDLGFENFKVKFSDRPETRSGSDEVWDKAEEALLSATRKAGIEPELNPGEGAFYGPKLEFVLTDAIGRDWQCGTHQVDFVLPERLDATYVGSDGGKHRPVMLHRATLGSFERFIGILIEEHAGKLPFWLAPRQVVVASITSEADDYVTEVVETLKAAGVRAEADMRNEKINYKVREHSVGKVPVILAVGAREVEEKTVSVRRLGQKQTSVQALSDVARELAVEATPPDLRA
- the thyX gene encoding FAD-dependent thymidylate synthase yields the protein MPLSPEQQAEIDELRSQTTPTLRATVPGMEAHLYKAYDVLDHGFIRVIDYMGDDSAICQAARVSYGKGTKSVQNDEGLIRYLMRHWHSTPFEMCEIKLHVKLPVFVARQWIRHRTANVNEYSARYSILDREFYIPAPEHINAQSVVNNQGRGGVLEGEEAARVLEILKSDSTRAYDNYESMISQDGQDGLARELARMNLPANIYTQWYWKVDLHNLFHFLRLRADKHAQYEIRVYADAICKVVADWVPAAYGAFEDYRLGGATMSGKALDCVRRMIAGEEVTQETSGMSKGEWREFMGVVGG
- a CDS encoding BufA1 family periplasmic bufferin-type metallophore — translated: MSNVMKSVAIAGAVAAAMTAQTTAADAASKEKCYGVSLAGANDCAAGPGTTCAGTSVTDYQGNAWTLVDAGTCEEIELPEMADGTERTGSLEALDRDLPA
- a CDS encoding HigA family addiction module antitoxin, with product MSKSVITIDPIHPGEILSEEFLAPHGLSATAFAKRLGVPANRITRIIAGTSSVTADTALLLAAAFDVSPEFWLNLQTTYDLDRARRDNALAEKARAVQVIAAE
- the bufB gene encoding MNIO family bufferin maturase, whose amino-acid sequence is MLDTSTRFDRLPNAIGVGYKPQHFNDLRSDPGPVAWVEVHAENYMGDGGRPLAQLAALSEQFAISVHGVGLSIGGEAPLDTSHLARLKKLCDWIKPASFSEHLAWSTHGSEFLNDLLPLPYTPATLTRVADHINQVQDVLGRQMLLENPSSYLAFAESSLSETDFLAEVTHRTTCGLLLDVNNVFISATNLGLSPEAYIDAFPTDKVAELHVGGHDEDQDDHGATLLIDSHGKPVVDPVWTLLEYTLAQTGPAPVLIEWDNDVPDWPTLKAEATRAALALTT
- a CDS encoding cytochrome P450 produces the protein MFDLANPPAGFIENPFPHYDDWLQNSPVMAQPDGSYLITRHADLNAIYRDTSTYISDKKQAFAPKFGEGSPLFEHHTTSLVFNDPPLHTRVRRIMTSALTPRALARMEPGLIATVDRLLDGMPQDTDLIEDFASTIPIQIIGNLLDIPMSERAPLRDWSLAILGALEPTLTPEQLSLGHRAVSEFKAYLQDLIARRRAAPGDPDTDVLTRLIAGDTEGQLTEIELIQNCIFILNAGHETTTNLIGNGFALLHDHPDQKSRLLNDFTLIDTCVEEVLRLRSPNQFGNRETTAAVTIGGCEIPPRTNLHLCIGAANRDPEVFDNPSEFDITRHPNRHLAFAGGPHVCVGLTLARMEGRIAIERFLRRYPEYSLSDKRVAGGRIRFHGYSALPAQLVAGEV
- a CDS encoding type II toxin-antitoxin system RelE/ParE family toxin, encoding MIKTFACKHTCALHIDGQAARQFRPFARQAKRKLLMLHAASEYRDLTNPPGNRLEKLQGNRAGQSSIRINDQWRICFRWDQGDAYDVEICDYH
- a CDS encoding ArsC/Spx/MgsR family protein; translated protein: MVIYGLKNCDTCRKALKALPQAQLCDVRADGVPDEVLATAFEQFGEALLNTRSTTWRGLDAQQREAAPLDLIKSHPALMKRPLLSLNNQLFLGWNKEVEAEVKALL